DNA from Daphnia pulicaria isolate SC F1-1A chromosome 3, SC_F0-13Bv2, whole genome shotgun sequence:
CTCTTGAGACGGGCCGACGAGAAGTCGACTCTGCCCGCCCAGCAGCCACCGGAAGAATCCAGCTTCCGTTGCAAGCTCTCGAAGCGGGAGAAGCGCAACGCCAAAAAGGAGAACAAACTGCGCAAGTTGAAAAGTTCAGACAACGACGGAAGTGGCGGCCAGGACGGCGAGAATGGCAGCAAGAACGGGACAATGGCCGAGAAGTTGTACACGGAGCTGCCGGAAACGAGTTTCACGCGCTCCATCAGTAATCCGGAAGCGGTGATGCGTCGGCGGAAGTAGCAGAAACTGGAGCGCAAATTGCAGCTCTTTCGCTCAAAAGATGGCGGCCCCGACACTGGCGGGACCCTCAATGTAAATTTTTCGACCTCCCCACAAAATGTTGTTTATTGTTGTTATTGATTGATTAATCGATTTGATCATTGTAGATCTACGGGGAGAGTTTGTGTCGTGACGTGCCTTACAAGACGCTTTTATTGTCTGTCCGCGGGACGGCGGCCTACGTGGTGCGAGAGATGCTGGACAAGTACGCGCTCACCCGAGAGGACCCGACCAATTATTGCCTGGTCCAGGTGACGAGATCGCCACCGAATCAACAGCAGACGGGCAACAACAATAGCGAGCCACCTAGCGAGTACATTTTGGAAGACGACGAGTGTCCTCTCTCCATTCTGATGAACCACACGCCCGGCTCAGGTAACACAACTGAGAATAGAGCACAGAGAACAGAGAGAAAATAGGAGGAGGATCCTCCTGGGAGGGGCGGCGGTGGGATCGATCGCTTTTGGGTAGTCGTCAATttaattgctttttttatcggcgggtttgtgtgtgttgcttCGTTCGTGCACTCTGTTCGGTTGCTATGGGTGACACTCACGCAAGTCGCTAGACTAAGTCTCTGCGTTCGTGTTGGACGTCCTTATTTTTGAAAAGGGCAAAGCGCGTCGCTAAGCAACGACGGCGAcaaggaaaagagaaactgATGTGCAGCGGGCGGGGAGAGGGACTGATCTCTCTCTCATGACGGGACGGCACTCAGTTGTGTCTCAGCTTCTGGCACATCCGCCTCgtctctctctgtctgtctcgatcctatttttcttttcagtttccCCTTGAATTGCTCCGGAATTTGACACTTTTCAATCGTCTTGgtggtggaagaagaaaaaagaattccggCAATCAAAATGATAGGCATGTGGTCGTTTTCGGCTGGTCACCGAACACGCAACAATTCTACTTGCAAACGCGAAATCCTACTAAGATTTTGACAAAACAAACCGACCCCAgacgtttctctcttttgtttctttgtccTTTTTGTGTGTCCAGTTGGGTTGCCATGATGCCAATGTTCGTTTCTTTCGTCCACAACAGGTCCGGTCATGTTTCACGTCAGGAGGCGGCCGGCCGACAGCAATTCGCAGACTGCACGTCGTCGCAAGAAGAAGCTCAGCGGAAGTGGAGGAAGTCAAGGCGGAGGAGGCAACGACAATGCCAATTCGTGCGGCTCTGGTAGCGGATCCGTTCATCGATTGACGGGCGTAGGTGATTTGGCGTCGCCCGATCAGGATCCCAAGCAACGCACTCTGCCCTACTTGGTGGAATTGAATCCGGACGGAAGAGAAGTCAGACAGGGCAACCAGATACGACGTCATTTCGTTTCTCCCACAGTCACGGAAGTCGGATCAGAACGACCAGCACCTCCGCATCCTTCCTCGCCCATTTCCGGTGAGTTTgactcaacttttttttccatccgcaACTTGGATTGattgaattacaattttttttttctctgcgcCAGTTCCGTCGATTCAACTTTTCGGGCCCGGAATCCATCCACGCCACTGCGTTCTCGCCCACACGGAAGGCATGGTGACGTTGACACCCTGCAACCCTCAAGCGGAGACTTACGTCAATGGCCAGAGGCTATGCGAAACAACTTTGCTCCAGCACGGCTGCGTCATCCGCTTCGGCAATTCAATTTCGCTTCATCGATCCGGCCAGCGAGTTCCGCACTCCCGCCGCCTAGACAGCACTCAATTACGAGCGCTTCACTGGGCAACCGGGCGGTGCTAATAGGGCCGTTTCCACTACACCGTCGGCCAGTAATTTGATCCCGTCGGTCTCGGCTTCGGCTGCCGCTGCCGTTGCAGCCATCGTCGCTCCTCCCCCTCCACCGCCAGACCGTTGTCGTTCCTGGAGCTGATCCCATTCTCCCGGCCGTCCTGGAACTGCCCGAAGACGTCGAGGATGCCTTTCTCTACTCTCTCATTCCAAATTTAGGCAAGTCCTGGGAAATTTCATGTCATTTTACGTCAgttatttgattaaattttcttcttttccgcaACAGACACGA
Protein-coding regions in this window:
- the LOC124328467 gene encoding LOW QUALITY PROTEIN: afadin-like (The sequence of the model RefSeq protein was modified relative to this genomic sequence to represent the inferred CDS: substituted 1 base at 1 genomic stop codon) translates to MEWPTRVSSTGSTQAVIETLIEKFRPDMKMLYMTEYALYEIHPNGEERCLGVDEKPLLVQLNWHKDDREGRFLLRRADEKSTLPAQQPPEESSFRCKLSKREKRNAKKENKLRKLKSSDNDGSGGQDGENGSKNGTMAEKLYTELPETSFTRSISNPEAVMRRRKXQKLERKLQLFRSKDGGPDTGGTLNIYGESLCRDVPYKTLLLSVRGTAAYVVREMLDKYALTREDPTNYCLVQVTRSPPNQQQTGNNNSEPPSEYILEDDECPLSILMNHTPGSGPVMFHVRRRPADSNSQTARRRKKKLSGSGGSQGGGGNDNANSCGSGSGSVHRLTGVGDLASPDQDPKQRTLPYLVELNPDGREVRQGNQIRRHFVSPTVTEVGSERPAPPHPSSPISVPSIQLFGPGIHPRHCVLAHTEGMVTLTPCNPQAETYVNGQRLCETTLLQHGCVIRFGNSISLHRSGQRVPHSRRLDSTQLRALHWATGRC